In Mycoavidus cysteinexigens, a genomic segment contains:
- a CDS encoding IS3 family transposase, protein MKLIVCIRTIHAQSDATYGMPRVRAELMEQRWIVSRQHVARLMRMQTSFIIAIAAVNTLVLLLAAAARQWA, encoded by the coding sequence TTGAAACTGATAGTATGCATTCGCACTATACATGCTCAATCAGATGCCACCTATGGTATGCCCCGTGTGCGTGCTGAACTCATGGAACAGCGTTGGATTGTGAGTCGTCAGCATGTGGCGCGGCTGATGCGCATGCAAACATCATTCATCATAGCGATCGCGGCAGTCAATACACTAGTCTTGCTTTTGGCAGCCGCTGCAAGGCAATGGGCGTAA
- a CDS encoding integrase core domain-containing protein, protein MGVKSSMGSVGDVYDNAMAESFFASLECELLNRCSFKSKVEARLAVFTWIEAWYNLKPRHYAINYMLPIIFEKSCLQKMG, encoded by the coding sequence ATGGGCGTAAAATCTTCTATGGGCAGCGTGGGGGATGTTTATGATAATGCGATGGCGGAAAGCTTTTTTGCCAGCCTTGAATGTGAATTACTCAACCGTTGCAGTTTTAAAAGTAAAGTAGAAGCACGCTTAGCCGTATTTACCTGGATTGAGGCATGGTACAACCTCAAGCCTAGGCACTATGCTATCAATTATATGTTACCTATTATTTTTGAAAAAAGCTGTTTGCAAAAAATGGGCTAA